One genomic segment of Bradyrhizobium diazoefficiens includes these proteins:
- a CDS encoding NADH-quinone oxidoreductase subunit M, with the protein MTTWPILSVTTFLPLVGALIVYLSRGDDEAARRNARWIALWTTLITFAVSVILVMRFDPTSADFQFVEKSSWLATGITYHMGVDGISLPLLILTTAVMPFCIIASWKAITSRVREYMMAFLILETLMIGTFSALDLVLFYLFFEGGLIPMFLIIGIWGGPRRVYASFKFFLYTFLGSVLMLLAIMALYWNGGTTDIPTLMHTAVPRSLQTWAWLAFFASFAVKMPMWPVHTWLPDAHVEAPTAGSVVLAAILLKMGGYGFLRFSLPMFPLASHDFAPLIFTLSAIAIIYTSLVALMQEDMKKLIAYSSVAHMGFVTMGIFAGTMQGVAGGVFQMISHGIVSGALFLCVGIVYDRMHTREIAAYGGLVNRMPLYAMTFMVFTMANVGLPGTSGFVGEFMTLLGTFKVSIPTAFFATLGVILSAAYALWLYRKVVFGALVKPSLMSMKDLTLRECVTLFPMIALTILFGVYPKPVLDMSAASVQQLVNNYNTAVTAVKAAALLH; encoded by the coding sequence ATGACAACCTGGCCCATTCTTTCGGTCACGACCTTCCTGCCGCTGGTCGGCGCGCTGATCGTGTATCTCAGCCGCGGCGACGACGAGGCGGCGAGGCGCAATGCGCGCTGGATCGCGCTGTGGACCACGCTGATCACCTTCGCGGTGTCGGTGATCCTGGTGATGCGCTTCGATCCCACGAGTGCCGACTTCCAGTTCGTCGAGAAGTCGAGCTGGCTCGCCACCGGCATCACCTACCATATGGGCGTTGACGGCATCTCGCTGCCGCTGCTGATCCTGACCACCGCCGTGATGCCGTTCTGCATCATCGCGAGCTGGAAGGCGATCACGAGCCGGGTGCGCGAATACATGATGGCGTTCCTGATCCTGGAAACGCTGATGATCGGCACCTTCTCGGCGCTCGATCTCGTGCTGTTCTACCTGTTCTTCGAGGGTGGCCTGATCCCGATGTTCCTGATCATCGGCATCTGGGGCGGCCCGCGCCGGGTCTACGCCTCATTCAAGTTCTTCCTCTACACTTTCCTCGGCTCGGTCCTGATGCTGCTCGCCATCATGGCGCTGTACTGGAACGGCGGCACCACCGATATCCCGACCCTGATGCACACCGCCGTGCCGCGCAGCTTGCAGACCTGGGCCTGGCTCGCCTTCTTCGCCTCCTTCGCGGTGAAGATGCCGATGTGGCCGGTGCACACCTGGTTGCCGGATGCCCACGTCGAGGCGCCGACCGCGGGTTCGGTCGTCCTCGCCGCGATCCTGTTGAAGATGGGCGGCTATGGCTTCCTGCGCTTCTCGCTGCCGATGTTCCCGCTGGCCTCGCACGACTTCGCGCCGCTGATCTTCACGCTCTCGGCTATCGCCATCATCTACACCTCGCTGGTGGCCCTGATGCAGGAGGACATGAAGAAGCTGATCGCGTACTCCTCGGTCGCGCATATGGGCTTCGTCACCATGGGCATTTTCGCCGGCACCATGCAGGGCGTCGCCGGCGGCGTGTTCCAGATGATCTCGCACGGCATCGTCTCCGGCGCGCTGTTCCTCTGCGTCGGCATCGTCTACGACCGCATGCACACCCGCGAGATCGCGGCCTATGGCGGCCTCGTCAACCGGATGCCGCTCTATGCGATGACCTTCATGGTCTTCACCATGGCCAATGTCGGTCTGCCCGGCACGAGCGGCTTCGTCGGCGAGTTCATGACGCTGCTCGGCACCTTCAAGGTCTCGATCCCGACGGCGTTCTTCGCGACCCTTGGCGTCATCCTGTCGGCCGCTTACGCGCTGTGGCTCTACCGCAAGGTCGTGTTCGGCGCGCTGGTCAAGCCGTCGCTGATGAGCATGAAGGACCTGACCTTGCGCGAATGCGTGACGCTGTTCCCGATGATCGCGCTGACGATCCTGTTCGGCGTCTATCCGAAGCCGGTGCTCGACATGTCGGCCGCTTCGGTCCAGCAACTCGTCAACAACTACAACACCGCTGTGACGGCCGTGAAGGCCGCCGCACTGCTCCATTGA
- a CDS encoding ribonuclease J, with amino-acid sequence MARPDELVFAPLGGVGEIGMNLSIYGLGNRQQRTWLAVDLGVSFGDEEHLPGIDLIMPDISFLEKERKNLMGLVLTHAHEDHFGAIIDLWPRLKCPIYATPFSAALFEAKCAAERNAPEIPVTVIPSGGRVDVGPFNVEFIPVAHSIPEAHALAIHTDAGTVLHTGDWKIDPTPTLGRPTDEKRLRELGEQGVLALIGDSTNAVRDGRSPSEAEVARTIIDLVKAAKGRVAVTTFASNVARIKAVADAAKAADREVVVVGRAMERVVQVARETGYLDGVQNFRSPEIYGHLPQDKVLALCTGSQGEPRAALARIANDDHPEITLNRGDSVIFSSRTIPGNEKAVGSIINNLVLQGVEVLTDREHLVHVSGHPRRDELRDLISWVKPQLLIPVHGEALHLNEHAKLARAAGVPRVLVVRNGDLVKLGPGDPGVVGEVPSGRLYKDGTILEDSKSRAVIERRRMAFSGCAFVAIAMTEQGELADDPEVDLVGIPEKNRAGEAFDDIVFDAVMSTIEGLPRARRRDPDALAESVRRAVRAVINEHWGKKPPCLVHVLTV; translated from the coding sequence ATGGCGAGACCCGACGAACTGGTGTTTGCGCCGCTCGGCGGCGTCGGCGAGATCGGCATGAATCTGTCGATCTACGGCCTCGGCAACCGCCAGCAGCGCACCTGGCTGGCGGTCGATCTCGGCGTCTCCTTCGGCGACGAGGAGCACCTGCCGGGCATCGACCTGATCATGCCCGATATCAGCTTCCTGGAGAAGGAACGCAAGAACCTCATGGGCCTGGTGCTGACCCATGCCCATGAGGACCATTTCGGCGCCATCATCGATCTCTGGCCCAGGCTGAAATGCCCGATCTATGCGACGCCGTTCAGCGCCGCGCTGTTCGAGGCCAAATGCGCCGCCGAGCGCAATGCGCCCGAAATCCCCGTCACCGTGATCCCGTCCGGCGGCCGCGTCGATGTCGGCCCGTTCAACGTCGAGTTCATCCCCGTCGCGCATTCGATCCCCGAAGCGCACGCGCTGGCGATCCACACCGACGCCGGCACGGTGCTGCACACCGGCGACTGGAAGATCGACCCGACCCCGACGCTGGGGCGTCCGACCGACGAGAAGCGGCTGCGAGAGCTGGGCGAGCAGGGCGTGCTCGCTCTGATCGGCGATTCCACCAACGCCGTACGCGACGGCCGCTCACCTTCCGAAGCCGAGGTGGCGCGGACCATCATCGATCTGGTCAAGGCTGCCAAGGGCCGCGTCGCTGTCACCACCTTCGCCTCCAACGTCGCCCGCATCAAGGCCGTCGCCGACGCCGCCAAAGCCGCCGACCGCGAGGTCGTCGTGGTCGGCCGCGCCATGGAGCGGGTGGTGCAGGTGGCGCGCGAGACCGGCTACCTCGACGGCGTGCAGAATTTCCGCTCGCCCGAGATCTACGGTCATCTCCCGCAGGACAAGGTGCTGGCGCTGTGCACCGGCAGCCAGGGCGAGCCGCGCGCCGCGCTGGCGCGCATCGCCAATGACGACCATCCCGAGATCACGCTGAACCGCGGCGACAGCGTGATCTTCTCCTCGCGCACCATTCCCGGCAACGAGAAGGCGGTCGGCTCGATCATCAATAATCTGGTGCTCCAGGGCGTCGAGGTCCTCACCGACCGCGAGCATCTGGTCCACGTCTCCGGCCACCCCCGCCGCGACGAGCTGCGCGACCTGATCTCCTGGGTAAAGCCGCAGCTGCTGATCCCGGTTCATGGCGAGGCCCTGCACCTGAACGAGCATGCCAAGCTGGCGCGCGCCGCCGGGGTGCCGCGCGTGCTGGTTGTCCGCAACGGCGACCTCGTCAAGCTCGGCCCCGGCGATCCCGGCGTCGTCGGCGAGGTGCCCTCCGGCCGGCTTTACAAGGACGGCACGATTTTGGAGGACTCCAAGTCCCGCGCGGTCATCGAGCGCCGCCGCATGGCGTTCTCCGGCTGTGCCTTCGTCGCCATCGCCATGACCGAGCAGGGCGAGCTCGCCGACGATCCCGAGGTCGATCTCGTCGGCATTCCCGAGAAGAACAGGGCCGGCGAGGCCTTTGACGACATCGTCTTCGACGCAGTGATGTCCACGATCGAGGGATTGCCGCGGGCGCGCCGACGCGATCCGGACGCCCTGGCCGAATCGGTGCGACGCGCCGTCCGGGCCGTCATCAACGAACATTGGGGCAAAAAGCCTCCCTGTCTGGTACATGTTCTGACGGTGTAA
- a CDS encoding biotin--[acetyl-CoA-carboxylase] ligase, with the protein MGFALGPRALSAGYKLAAFERTGSTNTDAIEHARAGERGPMWFVTDEQTAGRGRRQRAWIAPKGNLAASILEVTDVAPAVAATLGFAAGLAQEAALEKVSLEAALRLGEGRPRYALKWPNDVLADGRKLVGIALEAEAVGDRLAVVAGMGTNVVAAPDGTPTPAVSLAALGVQISAGELFSALSDAWVEFRGIWDNGRGFAEIRKLWLERAAGLGENVAIHTGTTTLEGIFDTIDDTGCLIVRTAEGRLVPVAAGEVFFGPVRSVGAA; encoded by the coding sequence ATGGGGTTCGCACTCGGTCCTCGCGCACTCTCGGCGGGCTACAAGCTCGCGGCTTTCGAACGGACCGGCTCGACCAACACCGATGCGATCGAGCATGCGCGGGCCGGCGAACGCGGCCCGATGTGGTTCGTCACCGACGAGCAGACCGCCGGCCGCGGCCGCCGCCAGCGCGCCTGGATCGCGCCGAAGGGCAATCTTGCCGCCAGCATCCTCGAGGTGACGGATGTCGCCCCGGCCGTCGCCGCCACTCTCGGCTTTGCAGCCGGACTGGCGCAGGAGGCGGCGCTGGAGAAGGTCAGCCTGGAAGCGGCCCTCCGCCTCGGCGAGGGCCGTCCCCGTTACGCCCTGAAATGGCCGAACGACGTGCTCGCCGATGGCAGGAAGCTGGTCGGCATCGCGCTCGAGGCCGAGGCTGTCGGCGACCGGCTGGCCGTCGTCGCCGGCATGGGCACCAATGTCGTTGCAGCCCCCGACGGCACCCCGACGCCCGCGGTGTCGCTCGCTGCGCTCGGGGTCCAGATCAGCGCCGGTGAGCTGTTCTCAGCACTGTCCGATGCCTGGGTCGAGTTCCGCGGCATCTGGGACAATGGCCGCGGCTTTGCCGAGATCCGAAAACTCTGGCTGGAGCGCGCCGCTGGCCTCGGCGAGAACGTCGCGATCCACACGGGAACCACGACGCTGGAAGGCATTTTTGACACCATCGACGACACCGGCTGCCTGATCGTCCGCACCGCGGAGGGGCGCCTTGTGCCGGTGGCTGCGGGCGAGGTGTTCTTCGGCCCGGTCCGCTCGGTGGGAGCTGCGTGA
- a CDS encoding NADH-quinone oxidoreductase subunit J: MILPALFFYLFAGVCVASAVMVIVSRNPVHSVLYLILAFVNASGLFVLMGAEFLAMILIVVYVGAVAVLFLFVIMMLDVDFLELREGFIQYLPVGVVIGGIFLFELLLTVGAWVINPSVSKNITAAIPANVSNTEALGLVLYTKYIHYFQLSGMVLLVAMIGAIVLTLRHKANVKRQDINVQNARTPEMAMAMRKVASGQGLSDADAAEWVK, from the coding sequence ATGATCCTTCCCGCGCTGTTCTTCTATCTCTTCGCCGGCGTCTGCGTCGCCTCGGCGGTGATGGTGATTGTCTCGCGCAATCCCGTGCACTCCGTGCTGTACCTGATCCTGGCCTTCGTCAACGCCTCCGGCCTGTTCGTGCTGATGGGCGCCGAATTCCTCGCGATGATCCTGATCGTGGTCTATGTCGGCGCCGTCGCGGTGCTGTTCCTGTTCGTGATCATGATGCTCGACGTCGACTTCCTCGAGCTGCGCGAAGGCTTCATCCAGTACCTGCCGGTCGGTGTCGTGATCGGCGGCATCTTCCTGTTCGAGCTGCTGCTGACCGTCGGCGCCTGGGTCATCAACCCGTCCGTGAGCAAGAACATCACGGCGGCGATCCCGGCCAACGTCTCCAACACCGAGGCGCTCGGGCTCGTGCTCTATACGAAGTACATCCACTACTTCCAGCTCTCCGGCATGGTGCTTCTGGTCGCCATGATCGGCGCCATCGTGCTGACGTTGCGTCACAAGGCGAACGTCAAGCGGCAGGACATCAACGTTCAGAACGCACGCACGCCCGAGATGGCGATGGCGATGCGCAAGGTGGCGTCGGGGCAGGGGCTCTCGGATGCCGATGCTGCGGAGTGGGTGAAATGA
- the nuoK gene encoding NADH-quinone oxidoreductase subunit NuoK produces MTIGLGHYLAVGAILFTLGILGIFLNRKNIIVILMSIELILLSVNINLVAFSTFLGDIVGQVFALLVLTVAAAEAAIGLAILVVYFRNRGSIAVEDVNLMKG; encoded by the coding sequence ATGACGATCGGGCTCGGACATTATCTGGCGGTCGGCGCGATCCTGTTCACGCTCGGCATCCTCGGCATCTTCCTGAACCGCAAGAACATCATCGTCATCCTGATGTCGATCGAGCTGATCCTGCTCTCGGTCAACATCAACCTCGTCGCGTTCTCGACCTTCCTCGGCGACATCGTCGGCCAGGTCTTCGCGCTGCTGGTCTTGACCGTGGCTGCGGCGGAAGCCGCGATCGGTCTCGCCATCCTGGTGGTCTATTTCCGCAACCGCGGCTCGATCGCGGTTGAGGACGTCAATCTGATGAAGGGCTGA
- the nuoI gene encoding NADH-quinone oxidoreductase subunit NuoI produces MNINATARSLLLSEFVSAFFLAMRYFFQPKPTINYPFEKNPISPRFRGEHALRRYPNGEERCIACKLCEAICPAQAITIEAGPRRNDGTRRTVRYDIDMVKCIYCGLCQEACPVDAIVEGPNFEFSTETREELLYDKAKLLANGDRWEREIAKAIELDAPYR; encoded by the coding sequence TGCTGTCGGAATTCGTCTCGGCGTTCTTCCTCGCCATGCGTTATTTCTTCCAGCCGAAGCCGACCATCAACTATCCCTTCGAGAAGAACCCGATCTCGCCGCGTTTTCGCGGCGAGCACGCGCTGCGCCGCTATCCGAACGGCGAAGAGCGCTGCATCGCCTGCAAGCTGTGCGAAGCGATCTGCCCGGCGCAGGCCATCACCATCGAGGCCGGCCCCCGCCGCAACGACGGCACCCGCCGCACCGTGCGCTACGACATCGACATGGTGAAGTGCATCTATTGTGGCCTCTGCCAGGAGGCCTGTCCGGTCGATGCCATCGTCGAAGGTCCGAACTTCGAATTCTCGACCGAGACCCGCGAGGAACTGCTCTATGACAAGGCCAAGCTGCTCGCCAACGGCGACCGCTGGGAACGCGAGATCGCAAAAGCGATCGAGCTCGACGCGCCGTACCGGTGA
- a CDS encoding DUF1467 family protein, whose amino-acid sequence MAVQISTAIAIYFVIWWIALFLTLPFGVRSQHEDGVGAPGTDPGAPILTRMGRKLIWTTVISAIIYGLGMTAYHAGYLSIERLSKLMGMPF is encoded by the coding sequence ATGGCCGTCCAGATATCGACCGCGATCGCGATCTACTTCGTCATCTGGTGGATCGCGCTGTTCCTGACGCTGCCGTTCGGCGTGCGCAGCCAGCACGAGGACGGCGTCGGCGCACCCGGCACCGATCCCGGCGCCCCGATCCTGACCCGGATGGGCCGCAAGCTGATCTGGACCACGGTCATCTCGGCGATCATCTATGGCCTCGGGATGACCGCCTATCACGCCGGCTATCTCTCGATCGAACGCCTGTCGAAACTGATGGGAATGCCGTTCTAG
- the nuoN gene encoding NADH-quinone oxidoreductase subunit NuoN, with protein MSFETAGYQLAPVLPEIVLAVGAMALLMLGAYRGQGMTRAVTSLAVVLLVVVGVLVYAQPAGKQVTFGGSFILDDFARFMKIMALIGSAATLILSAEFLSDPSRRIFEYAILVLLSTLGMMVLISAGDLISLYLGLELMSLALYVVAASNRDNAKSTEAGLKYFVLGALSSGMLLYGASLIYGFTGTVSFSGIAAAATVSNVGLVFGLVFLLAGLCFKVSAVPFHMWTPDVYEGAPTPVTAFFASAPKVAALAVFTRVTLTAFPGIVSQWQQILVFVAIASMALGSFAAIGQSNIKRLMAYSSIGHMGFALVGLASGTLEGAQGVLMYIVIYVAMTLGSFSIILAMKRNGQAVEQISDFAGLSRTNPMLAFLFAMLLFSLAGVPPLAGFFGKWYVFVAAIKANLFTLAVIGVLTSVVGAYYYLSIVKTMYFDEPAGQVDPVRIEVRTVLAVTGLFNLLFALFAGPVVSVASAAAKSLF; from the coding sequence ATGAGCTTTGAGACTGCAGGTTATCAACTGGCGCCGGTGCTGCCCGAGATCGTGCTCGCGGTCGGCGCGATGGCGCTTCTGATGCTGGGCGCCTATCGCGGGCAGGGGATGACCCGCGCGGTCACTTCGCTGGCGGTGGTGCTTCTGGTCGTGGTCGGTGTGCTCGTCTACGCGCAGCCTGCCGGCAAGCAGGTGACCTTCGGCGGCAGTTTCATCCTCGATGACTTCGCCCGCTTCATGAAGATCATGGCGCTGATCGGCTCGGCCGCGACGCTGATCCTGTCGGCGGAGTTCCTGTCCGATCCGTCGCGCCGCATCTTCGAATACGCCATTCTGGTGCTGCTCTCGACGCTCGGCATGATGGTGCTGATCTCGGCCGGCGACCTGATCTCGCTCTATCTCGGCCTCGAGCTGATGTCGCTCGCGCTCTATGTCGTGGCGGCCTCGAACCGTGACAACGCCAAGTCGACGGAGGCCGGCCTCAAGTACTTCGTGCTCGGCGCGCTGTCCTCGGGCATGCTGCTGTACGGCGCCTCGCTGATCTATGGCTTCACCGGCACGGTCAGCTTCAGCGGCATCGCCGCCGCCGCGACGGTTTCGAATGTCGGCCTCGTCTTCGGCCTGGTCTTCCTGCTCGCCGGCCTCTGTTTCAAGGTCTCGGCCGTGCCGTTCCACATGTGGACGCCGGATGTCTACGAAGGCGCGCCGACGCCGGTCACCGCCTTCTTCGCCTCGGCGCCGAAGGTTGCCGCGCTCGCCGTCTTCACCCGCGTCACGCTGACCGCATTCCCCGGCATCGTCTCGCAATGGCAGCAGATCCTGGTGTTCGTCGCGATCGCCTCGATGGCGCTCGGCTCCTTCGCCGCGATCGGCCAGAGCAACATCAAGCGCCTGATGGCCTATTCCTCGATCGGCCATATGGGCTTTGCGCTGGTCGGCCTTGCCTCCGGCACGCTGGAGGGCGCGCAGGGCGTCTTGATGTACATCGTGATCTATGTCGCGATGACGCTCGGCTCGTTCTCGATCATCCTCGCCATGAAGCGCAACGGCCAGGCGGTGGAGCAGATCAGCGATTTCGCAGGCCTGTCGCGGACCAATCCGATGCTCGCCTTCCTGTTCGCGATGCTGCTGTTCTCGCTGGCGGGCGTGCCGCCGCTCGCCGGCTTCTTCGGCAAGTGGTACGTCTTCGTTGCCGCCATCAAGGCCAATCTGTTCACGCTCGCCGTCATCGGCGTGCTGACCAGCGTCGTCGGCGCCTACTACTATCTCTCCATCGTCAAGACGATGTATTTCGATGAGCCGGCCGGGCAGGTCGATCCGGTCAGGATCGAGGTGCGGACGGTGCTGGCGGTGACGGGCCTGTTCAACCTGCTGTTCGCACTGTTCGCGGGCCCCGTGGTGAGCGTCGCCTCCGCCGCGGCCAAGTCGCTGTTTTAG
- the mce gene encoding methylmalonyl-CoA epimerase, which translates to MLGRLNHVAIATKDAVRAAKIYGVAFGAQISEAVPLPEHGVTTVFATLPNTKIEFIEPLGEASPIAKFLERNADGGIHHVCYEVVDIIASRDTLVKEGARVLGDGVPKIGAHGKPVLFLHPKDFSGALVEIEQA; encoded by the coding sequence ATGTTGGGCCGGCTCAACCATGTCGCGATCGCGACCAAGGACGCCGTCAGGGCCGCGAAGATCTACGGCGTGGCGTTCGGCGCCCAGATCTCCGAGGCCGTCCCGCTGCCCGAGCATGGCGTCACTACGGTGTTCGCGACGCTGCCCAACACCAAGATCGAGTTCATCGAGCCGCTCGGCGAAGCTTCCCCGATCGCAAAATTCCTCGAGCGCAATGCCGACGGCGGCATCCACCATGTCTGCTACGAGGTTGTCGACATCATCGCCTCGCGCGATACGCTGGTGAAGGAGGGCGCAAGGGTGCTCGGCGACGGCGTGCCGAAGATCGGCGCGCACGGCAAGCCGGTGCTGTTCCTGCACCCCAAGGATTTTTCCGGCGCCCTGGTCGAAATCGAGCAGGCATAA
- the nuoL gene encoding NADH-quinone oxidoreductase subunit L: protein MVQAIVFLPLLGAILAGLISLVGAHGRNPSGDEVEHHGDHGHDHGLGAHAHASDTINEDASAIHETHHEPGDGHDDHGPVEPPAAGSRGAELITTALLFVSAALSWMTLVDVGFMDHDARYQLLPWIFSGDLQVWWTLRVDTLTAVMLVVVTTVSSLVHLYSIGYMDQDPNRPRFFGYLSLFTFAMLMLVTADNLVQLFFGWEGVGLASYLLIGFWYQKPSANAAAIKAFVVNRVGDFGFALGIFAIFALVGSTDFETIFHAAPGLTGKTIDFLGWHADALTLTCLLLFMGAMGKSAQFLLHTWLPDAMEGPTPVSALIHAATMVTAGVFMVARLSPLFELAPTAQAVVMFFGATTAFFAATIGLVQNDIKRIVAYSTCSQLGYMFVAMGAGAYSVGMFHLFTHAFFKALLFLGSGSVIYAMHHEQDIRNMGGLWRKIPYTYAVMVVGTLALTGFPLTAGYFSKDAIIESAYASHNPFAMYGFLMTVVAAGLTSFYSWRLIFKTFHGEPHDEHHYEAAHEAPLWILIPIGVLAVGSFVAGLPFKELFAGHGVEEFFRESVKMNPHIIEEMHHIPETIAFLPTVMMVLGFLVSYLFYIRRPYLPVELAKEQPMLYQFLLNKWYFDELYDLIFVRPAKWIGYQLWKKGDGFVIDGLGPDGVSARVLDVTRNVVKIQTGYLYHYAFAMLIGAAGLITWFMFGFGGQ, encoded by the coding sequence ATGGTTCAGGCAATCGTTTTCCTGCCGCTGCTGGGCGCCATTCTGGCCGGCCTGATCTCGCTCGTCGGCGCGCATGGCCGCAACCCCTCGGGCGACGAGGTCGAGCATCACGGCGACCACGGACATGATCACGGACTTGGCGCGCACGCCCATGCATCCGATACGATCAACGAGGATGCCTCCGCCATCCACGAGACCCATCACGAGCCGGGCGATGGCCATGACGACCATGGTCCTGTCGAGCCGCCGGCGGCGGGCTCGCGCGGCGCCGAGCTGATCACGACCGCACTGCTGTTCGTCTCGGCCGCGCTGTCCTGGATGACGCTGGTCGATGTCGGCTTCATGGACCACGACGCCCGGTATCAGCTGCTGCCCTGGATCTTCTCCGGCGACCTCCAGGTCTGGTGGACGCTGCGGGTCGACACCCTCACCGCCGTGATGCTGGTGGTGGTGACGACCGTGTCCTCGCTCGTGCACCTCTATTCCATCGGCTATATGGATCAGGACCCGAACCGGCCGCGCTTCTTCGGCTATCTCTCGCTGTTCACCTTCGCCATGTTGATGCTGGTGACGGCGGATAATCTCGTGCAGCTGTTCTTCGGCTGGGAAGGCGTGGGTCTCGCCAGCTATCTGCTGATCGGCTTCTGGTACCAGAAGCCGTCGGCGAACGCCGCCGCCATCAAGGCCTTCGTGGTCAACCGCGTCGGCGACTTCGGTTTCGCGCTCGGCATCTTCGCGATTTTCGCGCTGGTCGGCTCGACCGATTTCGAGACCATCTTCCATGCCGCGCCCGGCCTTACCGGCAAGACCATCGACTTCCTCGGCTGGCACGCCGACGCGCTGACCCTGACCTGCCTCCTCTTGTTCATGGGCGCGATGGGCAAGTCGGCGCAGTTCCTGCTGCACACCTGGTTGCCGGACGCAATGGAAGGTCCGACCCCGGTGTCGGCGCTGATCCACGCCGCGACCATGGTCACCGCCGGCGTATTCATGGTGGCGCGCCTGTCGCCGCTATTCGAGCTGGCCCCGACCGCGCAGGCCGTCGTGATGTTCTTCGGCGCCACCACGGCGTTCTTCGCCGCGACCATCGGCCTCGTCCAGAACGACATCAAGCGCATCGTCGCCTACTCGACCTGCTCGCAGCTCGGCTACATGTTCGTGGCGATGGGAGCAGGGGCTTATTCCGTCGGCATGTTCCACCTGTTCACGCACGCCTTCTTCAAGGCGCTGCTGTTCTTAGGCTCCGGCTCGGTGATCTATGCGATGCATCACGAGCAGGACATCCGCAACATGGGCGGCCTCTGGCGCAAGATCCCCTACACCTATGCGGTGATGGTGGTCGGCACGCTGGCGCTGACCGGCTTCCCGCTCACCGCCGGCTACTTCTCCAAGGACGCGATCATCGAGTCCGCCTATGCCTCGCACAATCCGTTCGCGATGTACGGCTTCCTGATGACGGTCGTCGCCGCCGGCCTGACCTCGTTCTACTCCTGGCGCCTGATCTTCAAGACCTTCCACGGCGAGCCGCATGATGAGCACCATTACGAGGCCGCGCATGAGGCGCCGCTCTGGATCCTGATCCCGATCGGCGTGCTCGCGGTCGGCTCGTTCGTCGCGGGCCTGCCGTTCAAGGAGCTGTTCGCCGGCCATGGCGTCGAGGAGTTTTTCCGCGAGTCCGTGAAGATGAACCCGCACATCATCGAGGAGATGCACCACATCCCCGAAACCATCGCCTTCCTGCCGACGGTGATGATGGTGCTGGGCTTCCTCGTCTCCTACCTGTTCTACATCCGCCGGCCGTATTTGCCGGTCGAGCTCGCGAAAGAGCAGCCGATGCTGTACCAGTTCCTGCTCAACAAATGGTACTTCGACGAGCTCTACGACCTCATCTTCGTTCGACCGGCGAAGTGGATCGGCTACCAGCTCTGGAAGAAGGGCGACGGCTTCGTCATCGACGGCCTCGGTCCCGATGGCGTCTCCGCCCGCGTGCTGGACGTCACCCGCAATGTCGTGAAGATCCAGACCGGCTATCTCTATCACTATGCGTTCGCCATGCTGATCGGCGCCGCCGGCCTGATCACCTGGTTCATGTTCGGCTTTGGAGGCCAGTAA